cTGGtctacggtttctgcagaccGGGTCGTTTCTGACTCGTGATGTGAAGTGAAGTTTGAAAGGTGTTGGCTCTACTTGGATTGTTGTGTTCTCTCTGCAGGTCGGGGATCATAAGTTCAGCGCCCACCGTATCGTCCTGGCGGCGTCCATCCCGTACTTCCACGCCATGTTCACTAACGACATGGTGGAGTGTAAACAGGACGAGATCCTGATGCAGGGCATGGACCCCAGGTGAGCACAGTCCTTTACCTGTCAGGTGTACCTGTTAGCTGAGCAGCATGCTAACCCATGCTAACCCGTGTGTCTCTTTAGCGCTCTGGAGGCGCTCATTAACTTTGCGTACAGCGGACACGTCGCCATCGACCAGCAGAACGTTCAGTCGCTGCTCATCGGATCAAGCTTCCTGCAGCTGCAGAACGTGAAGGACGCCTGCTGCTCCTTCCTGCAggagaggtacacacacacacacacacacacacacacacacacacacacacacacacatagacgcacacacacactcactccagTCCTACCTCATTAGACACTCATAGTCCAAACTCGAGCGTCACAACTTCTGTTTGAtatcatcctgtgtgtgtgtgtgtgtgtgtgtgtgtgtgtgtgtgtgtgtgtgtgtgtgttcaggttacATCCGAAGAACTGTCTGGGTGTGCGTCAGTTTGCAGAGACCATGATGTGTACGACTCTCTACGACTCAGCGAGCAGCTTCCTCCATCAGCACTTTGTGGAGGTCTGTGAGTCCGAAGAGTTCCTGAACCTGAGACCGGACGAGGTCCTGGAGCTGACGGGCTGCGACGAGCTGAACATCCGGGCCGAGGAGCAGGTGAGCCCCACACacctgttagcatgttagcaccTGAGCAGGTGAGCCCCACACacctgttagcatgttagcaccTGAGCAGGTGAGCCCCACATacctgttagcatgttagcaccTGTTCAACAAGACGTACCTGTGCAGGTGTTCGAGGCGGTGCTGTCCTGGGTGAACCAGGACCGGGTGGGGAGGGAGTCCATCCTGCCAGAGCTGCTGTCAAAGATCAGACTTCCTCTGTGCCGGCCTCAGTTCCTGTCAGACCGGGTCCAGCAGGAGGACCTGGTACGCTGCTGCCATAAGTGCAGGTGAGTCATTCTTCACAGGTAGAAGGTGGATGGACTTGGTTCTACACCTGAGGCGGTCTTGGTGCGTGAAGGActcttgtgtgtttcagagacCTGGTGGATGAAGCCAAAGACTTCCACCTGATGCCGGAGCGGCGCCCTCACCTGCCCGCCTACAAGACCAGACAGAGGTGCTGCACCTCCATCACAGGACTCATCTACGCAGTGGGAGGACTCAACAGCTCAGGTACGCCCCCCCTGTCTGCAGAGACCTGTGTGTCAGTGCTGACAGGAGGCGGAGCTTAAGGAGGGGATTCAATTTGGTCATAGCGCCTCATGGTGGACGTTAGTGGAACTTATAACTCGACCAATCACAGCAGGCGTGACGATGTCACTGCTGATAACTCGACCAATCACAGCACGCGTGATGATGTCACTGCTGATATCTGACCTTCTCTCTCCAGGTGACTCCCTAAACGTCGTGGAGGTGTTGGATCCAATCGGTAACTTCTGGGAGCGCTGCCAACCAATGAGGACGGCTCGCAGCAGAGTGGGCGTGGCTGTTGTGAATGGGCTGCTGTACGCTATTGGTGGATATGACGGCCAATCACGGCTCAGCACGGTGGAGGTTTACAACCCCGAGACAGACAGCTGGACACATGTGTCGAGCATGAACAGCCAGCGCAGGTAATCAAACGCATCATCAAGACATGTATGAATACCTGATGGATGGCGGTCTAATCTCCCTCTTGGCGGTCCTCAGCGCCATGGGAACGGTTGTGATTGATGGACACATCTACGTGTGCGGCGGCTACGATGGGAAGTCTTCTCTGAACTCGGTGGAGTGTTACTCTCCGGAGACGGACAGGTGAGTCTCAGCtcagcctctgattggtcgacAGCTCTCGGCCTGCAGGTAGACATTAGTGTCTCTGTGTGCAGGTGGGCGGTGCTGACGGAGATGAGCGCCAGTCGAAGTGCGGCCGGGGTGACGGTGTTCGACGGACGGGTCTTCGTCTCCGGCGGCCATGACGGTTTACAGATCTTCAACACGGTCAGTGTGACGGTTTCTGGGTCTGTGAGGTGGATTCAGGGTCTGTGAGGTGGATTCAGGGTAGGGTGGATTCAGGGTCTGTGAGGTGGATACAGGGGGAGGTGGATTCAGGGTCATTGAGGTGGATTCAGGGATAGGTGCATTCAGGGTCTGTTAGGTGGATTCAGGGTCAGTGAGGTGGATTCAGGGTCTGTGAGGTGGGTTCAGGGTCTGTGAGGTGGATTCAGGGTCAGTGTAGGTGGATTCAGGGTCTGTGAGGTGGATTCAGGGTCTGTGAGGTGGATTCAGGGTCTGTGAGGTGGATTCAGGGTCTGTGAGGTGGATTCAGGGTCTGTGAGGTGGATTCAGAATCTGTGAGGTGGATTCAGGGTCTGTGAGATGGATTCAGAATCTGTGAGGTGGATTCAGGGTCAGTGAGGTGGATTCAGAATCTGTGAGGTGGATTCAGGGTCTGTTAGGTGGATTCAGGGTCTGTGAGATGGATTCAGAATCTGTGAGGTGGATTCAGGGTCAGTGACTTGTTGATCGGAGTCTAGATTTGTTGGTCACGGTCTAGACTTGTTGGTCAGGGTGTAGAATTGTTGATCAGGGTCTAGACTTGTTGATCAGGGTTTAGACGTGTTGATCAGGGTGTAGACTTGTTGATCAGGGTCTAGACTTGTTGGTCAGGGTCTAGACTTGTTGGTCAGGGTCTAGACTTTTGATCAGGGTGTAGACTTGTTGGTCAGGGTCTAGACCTGTTGGTCAGGCTCTAGACTTTTGATCAGGGTGTAGACTTGTTAGTCAGGGTGTAGACTTGTTGGTCGGGGTCTAGACCTGTTGGTCAGGCTCTAGACTTTTGATCAGGGTGTAGACTTGTTGGTCAGGGTGTAGACTTTTTGGTCAGGGTGTAGACTTCTTTAGTGGGTCGGTCTAACTGCAGTCCCCCTCCCGTCCTGCAGGTGGAGTCCTACAACCATCACACGAACCGCTGGCACCCCGCAGCAGCGATGATGAACAAGCGTTGCCGTCACGGCGCGGCGGCTCTGGGCAGTCACATGTACGTGGCGGGGGGGTACGATGGTTCGGGGTTCCTGAGCGGGGCCGAGGTCTTCAGCTCGGCGTCGGGTCAGTGGAGCCTCCTGGTGGCCATGAACACGCGGCGCAGCAGAGTGTCCCTGGTGTCCACGTCGGGCCGTCTGTACGCGGTGGGCGGGTACGACGGACAGTCCAACCTCGGCTCGGTGGAGATGTACAACCCGGACACCAACCGCTGGACCTTTAGAGCCCCCATGGTCAGCCACGAGGGGGGCGTAGGGGTGGGGTGCATCCCACTGCAGCCCACTTAAGCCGTCCAATCAGAGACCAGGACCTGATGCTTTACTGACGCTGCAGGCGGGGAggcagcgccctctgctggcgtTCCCCGGGCTTTATTGGTACGATGACGGGCTCAGACCTGCACACCGGGCCTGTGGGATTATGGGTAAAAACTTTAGAGCTAGCCTGTGGAGGCTAGCTGCTAGCTTCATGCTAACAGTGGGTGTGTGGATGGATTCGTGCTAACGTTGATTTTCTACTTGATTAAAgccacaaacaggaagtcactCTGATCAGAATCCACTGGACCGTCTGATTGGACGACTGGAACCAATGAGAGAGCCTGACAAGCAGGAAGTGATGCtgtagacacacaaacagaacctTAGACACGGTCTGGTATCCatcagcgccccctacaggtgGAAGACTTCATTACAGTCTTACTCTCACATCCTGTTTAAAGATTAACCTGCTAGCagctgttagcatgttagcatctGTTTTCCtgctagcatgttagcatttgTTTTCCTGCTAGCAGCTGTTAGCATGATAAAAGTTGTTAACCTGTTAGCACATGTTAGCATTTTAGCATGTATGCATCTTTTAGCAGCTGTTAGCAGTTGTTAGCATTTTTACAGCTGTTAGCATGTGTTGTCCTGTGGGGGGCACTGTGGGGTTTGGGGGGTCAGGGTTCAGCCTCTGAGGAGCAGGCGTGTCCTTGGTGATGCTGACTGCAGCTCAGAGGGTTCCTGAAGGTCTCTCGGACCTGCTGAGGAGGCTGCAGAGACTCACTGATCAGTCATCAGGCTGCCGGTCTGCAGCTCCACATAGACCACAGACTGGGATCCCTGGGGGGTCAGACTCGTCTCTATCAGAACCAGCTCTCACTGATTCAGCACTCAGCTCTGCTGATGGATCAGACCCTGTCCCTGGTTCTCTGTTCTCCCTCCTTAGACCTGGTCCTGGCCCTGCAGAGGTCATGATGTCATCGGTGTGTCCCTCTGCAGCCTCCGtacatgtttctgtgttgttgatTATTTATGATGATTGTTGTTCTGAGAGGATTAAAGGCTGCTGTTCCCTGAACCTGTCCTCGTCCGGACCGTCCTTCAGACTCAGACCACATGTTCACCTGTGTGAGTCAGGAACACCCTAtaatataaaacattcaatataaagaacatttaatataaagaacatttaatataaaacattcaatataaagaacatttaatataaaacattcaatataaagaacatttaatataaagaacatttaatataaaacattcaatataaagaacatttaatataaaacattcaatataaagaacatttaatataaaaaaaatcaatataaagaacatttaatataaagaacatttaatataaaacatttaatataaaacattcaatataaagaacatttaatataaagaacattcaatataaagaacatttaatataaaacatttaatataaagaacatttaatataaagaacattcaatataaagaacatttaatataaagaacatttaataaaaaacattcaatataaagaacatttaatataaagaacattcaatataaagaaaatttaatataaagaacatttaatataaagatcatttaatataaaacatccaatataaagaacatttaatataaagaacattcaatataaagaacatttaatataaagaacattcaatataaagaacatttaatataaaacattcaatataaagaacatttaatataaagaacatttaatataaagaacatttaatataaaacattcaatataaagaacatttaatataaaacattcaatataaagaacatttaatataaaacattcaatataaagaacatttaatataaaaaaattcaatataaagaacatttaatataaagaacattcaatataaagaacatttaatataaagaacatttaatataaaacactcaatataaagaacatttaatataaagaacatttaatataaaacattcaatataaagaacatttaatataaagaacatttaatataaaacattcaatataaagaacatttaatataaagaacatttaatataaagaacattcaatataaagaacatttaatataaagaacatttaatataaaacattcaatataaagaacatttaatataaaacattcaatataaagaacatttaatataaagaacattcaatataaagaacatttaatataaagaacatttaatataaagaacatttaatataaaacatttaatataaagaacatttaatataaagaacattcaatataaagaacattcactataaagaacatttaatataaagaacatttaatataaagaacatcCTGAATGTGTCCTCATCCCGTCCTTCAGACAACATATGTGAGTGAGTCgaccactttatttataatacatttaaaataaaacattgtactggacccacctgaggactgagTCCACCTGAGAACTGAATCCACCTGAGGATTGGACCCAcgtgaggactggacccacctgaggattggacccacctgaggactggacccacctaaggattggacccacctgaggactggacccacctgaggattGGACCCAACTGAGGACTGGACCTACCTGAGGATTCGACACACCTGAGAACTGAATCCACCTGAGGattggacccacctgaggactggacccacctgagaaCTGAATCCACCtcaggactggacccacctgaggactggacctgCAGCAGGTCTTCAGGTCTTCCTTTGACtccaaacaaacaacaccacGCCCAGTTTAAAGAAGAACACGTTTAATGAAGATCCAGACCAAAGCAAACGATCACTGAGCAGGTGATCACAGTCAACACCTtcgtcgtcatcatcatcaccttcatcatcatcatcatcatcatcatcatcatcaccttcatcatcttcatcttcactgtttacatcatcatcatcatcatcaccttcatcatcatcatcatcatcatcatcaccttcatcatcatcatcatcatcatcatcaccttcatcatcttcatcttcactgtttacatcatcatcatcatcaccttcatcatcaccaccttcatcatcatcaccttcatcatcttcatcttcactgtttacatcttcatcatcttcatcatcatcaacaccatcatcatcatcatcactgtttacatcatcctcttcatcaccatcatcatcctcttcatcgtcatcatcatcataccAGAGGACTGATCCCCTTCAGAGTCCATCCAGAACCCTCACCCGGCTGGACCTCTGCTGCAGGTCACATGACCTCCCTGTGTTAATGTCCAGGCAGTCTGCTGCTCAGCATCATTCACACCTGCAGAGTCCTGATCCACCTGCAGAGTCCTGATCCACCTGAGAGTCCTGATCCACCTGCAGAGTTCTGATCCACCTGAGAGTCCACGTCTgtccgcacacacacacacacactggatcaCTGTCCTGGAGGGTCAATCCTGAAGTCTGGAGCAGATCCCTCAGGATCTGTGTGCGCACCTGGACACCTGACCAGGTAAAGGAACAGAATCAGAGGGGGTTAACAGGGTTAGCATGTTTAGCATTGTGAGCCTTGTTAGCATGTTTAGCATTGTGAGCCTTGTTAGCATGTTTAGCATTGTGAGCCTTGTTAGCATGTTTAGCATTGTGAACCTTGTTAGCATGTTTAGCATTGTGAACCTTGTTAGCATGTTTAGCATTGTGAGTCTTGTTAGCATGTTTAGCATTGTGAACCTTGTTAGCATGTTTAGCATTGTGAGTCTTGTTAGCATGTTTAGCATTGTGAGTCTTGTTAGCATGTTTGGCATTGTGAGTCTTGTTAGCATGTTAAGCATTGTGAGCCTTGTTAGCATGTTTAGCATTGTGAGTCTTGTTAGCATGTTTAGCATTGTGAGTCTTGTTAGCATGTTTAGCATTGTGAGCCTTGTTAGCATGTTTAGCATTGTGAGCCTTGTTAGCATGTTTAGCATTGTGAGCCTTGTTAGCATGTTTAGCATTGTGAGTCTTGTTAGCATGTTTAGCATTTTGAGTCTTGTTAGCATGTTTAGCATTGTGAGTCTTGTTAGCATGTTTAGCATTGTGAGTCTTGTTAGCATGTTTAGCATTGTGAGCCTTG
This DNA window, taken from Notolabrus celidotus isolate fNotCel1 unplaced genomic scaffold, fNotCel1.pri scaffold_172_arrow_ctg1, whole genome shotgun sequence, encodes the following:
- the klhl18 gene encoding kelch-like protein 18 is translated as MGDVLCEELEDLVHFSVTDLPARGYVVMEEIRRQGKLCDVTLKVGDHKFSAHRIVLAASIPYFHAMFTNDMVECKQDEILMQGMDPSALEALINFAYSGHVAIDQQNVQSLLIGSSFLQLQNVKDACCSFLQERLHPKNCLGVRQFAETMMCTTLYDSASSFLHQHFVEVCESEEFLNLRPDEVLELTGCDELNIRAEEQVFEAVLSWVNQDRVGRESILPELLSKIRLPLCRPQFLSDRVQQEDLVRCCHKCRDLVDEAKDFHLMPERRPHLPAYKTRQRCCTSITGLIYAVGGLNSSGDSLNVVEVLDPIGNFWERCQPMRTARSRVGVAVVNGLLYAIGGYDGQSRLSTVEVYNPETDSWTHVSSMNSQRSAMGTVVIDGHIYVCGGYDGKSSLNSVECYSPETDRWAVLTEMSASRSAAGVTVFDGRVFVSGGHDGLQIFNTVESYNHHTNRWHPAAAMMNKRCRHGAAALGSHMYVAGGYDGSGFLSGAEVFSSASGQWSLLVAMNTRRSRVSLVSTSGRLYAVGGYDGQSNLGSVEMYNPDTNRWTFRAPMVSHEGGVGVGCIPLQPT